The Mastomys coucha isolate ucsf_1 unplaced genomic scaffold, UCSF_Mcou_1 pScaffold11, whole genome shotgun sequence genome includes a window with the following:
- the Jrk gene encoding jerky protein homolog, translating into MASKQAAAKGKGEKRKRVVLTLKEKIDICTRLERGESRKALMQEYNVGMSTLYDIKAHKAQLLRFFASSDSRQALEQRRTLHTPKLEHLDRVLYEWFLVKRAEGILVSGPMLIEKAKDLYKQMRLTEPCVFSGGWLWRFKARHGIKKLDASSEKQVADHQAAEQFCGFFRSLAAEHGLSPEQVYSADETGLVWRCLPNSAPDDGTVPRFKQSKDRLTVLMCANATGSHRIKPLAIGKGGGPRAFRGIQHLPIAYRAQGNAWVDKEIFSDWFHHIFVPSVREHFRTIGLPEDSKAILLLDHSRAHPQESELVSENVFTIFLPSSVTSLLQPTEQGIRRAFMRLFINPPVDLQGFPTRHNMNDAIVNVACAWNAVPSQVFRRAWRKLWPTVTFTEGSSSGEEAECCTIKPHKTFAHILEIVKEGPSCSGSRLQDSRVEERVVAGRDIDEAPAVVASSQATGCTEKSEKDAAEEEEAVWEQAATSFEALVRFAELQPCFSMQEVGQLQALHRVFRRQQQLRQPRVALRAVIKLEALQEHPVVCMATTHSTLPCSSTAADN; encoded by the coding sequence ATGGCCTCCAAGCAGGCTGCAGCCAAGGGCAAGGGGGAGAAGCGGAAGCGAGTGGTGCTGACTCTGAAGGAAAAGATTGACATCTGCACTCGGCTCGAGCGTGGGGAGAGTAGGAAGGCACTGATGCAGGAGTATAATGTGGGCATGTCCACTCTGTATGACATCAAAGCCCACAAGGCCCAGCTGCTCAGGTTCTTTGCCAGCTCAGACTCTCGCCAGGCACTGGAACAGCGGCGGACCCTGCATACCCCGAAGCTGGAGCACCTGGATCGGGTGCTCTATGAGTGGTTCCTGGTAAAGCGTGCCGAGGGCATCCTTGTGTCGGGCCCTATGCTCATCGAAAAGGCCAAGGACTTGTACAAGCAGATGCGGCTGACGGAGCCCTGTGTGTTCTCTGGAGGGTGGCTTTGGCGCTTCAAGGCCAGGCACGGCATTAAAAAGCTAGATGCCTCTAGTGAGAAGCAGGTGGCTGACCACCAAGCTGCTGAGCAGTTCTGTGGCTTTTTCAGGAGCCTCGCAGCTGAGCATGGGCTGTCTCCTGAGCAGGTATACAGCGCTGATGAGACTGGTCTTGTCTGGCGGTGCTTGCCAAATTCTGCCCCGGATGATGGGACTGTGCCCCGCTTCAAACAGAGCAAGGACAGGCTGACTGTCTTGATGTGCGCCAATGCCACAGGCTCCCACAGAATCAAGCCTTTGGCCATTGGGAAGGGTGGAGGCCCGAGAGCCTTCAGAGGTATCCAGCACCTGCCTATTGCTTACAGGGCCCAGGGTAATGCCTGGGTAGACAAGGAGATTTTCTCAGATTGGTTCCATCATATTTTTGTCCCCTCAGTGAGAGAGCACTTTAGAACCATAGGCTTACCAGAAGACAGCAAGGCAATTCTCTTGCTGGACCATTCCCGGGCCCACCCACAGGAGTCTGAGCTGGTGTCAGAAAACGTCTTCACTATCTTCCTGCCCTCCAGCGTCACCTCCTTACTGCAGCCTACAGAGCAAGGCATTCGCAGAGCCTTCATGAGGCTCTTTATTAACCCTCCTGTGGACTTGCAGGGCTTCCCCACCCGCCACAACATGAATGATGCCATAGTCAACGTGGCCTGTGCCTGGAATGCTGTGCCTAGCCAGGTCTTCAGGCGGGCCTGGAGGAAGCTGTGGCCCACTGTCACATTCACTGAAGGTTCCTCCTCTGGGGAGGAAGCAGAGTGCTGTACCATCAAGCCTCACAAGACGTTTGCACACATCCTTGAGATTGTAAAAGAAGGGCCCTCCTGTTCTGGCAGCAGGCTTCAGGACAGCAGGGTTGAAGAGCGGGTTGTGGCAGGGAGGGACATAGATGAGGCCCCTGCTGTTGTGGCATCGTCCCAGGCCACTGGGTGTACAGAAAAGTCAGAGAAAGATgctgctgaggaggaggaggcagtctGGGAGCAGGCAGCCACATCCTTTGAGGCACTCGTGCGCTTTGCAGAACTGCAGCCGTGTTTCAGCATGCAAGAGGTGGGGCAGCTGCAGGCACTGCACAGAGTGTTCAGGAGACAGCAGCAGCTGAGGCAGCCCCGTGTAGCTCTCAGGGCTGTGATCAAACTCGAGGCCCTTCAGGAGCACCCTGTTGTGTGCATGGCCACAACCCACTCTACCTTGCCTTGCTCATCCACAGCAGCTGACAACTAA